A DNA window from Anastrepha obliqua isolate idAnaObli1 chromosome 5, idAnaObli1_1.0, whole genome shotgun sequence contains the following coding sequences:
- the LOC129248614 gene encoding uncharacterized protein LOC129248614 — protein MAELIECKKSFLLHINGYLYYKHSGRIGETAYWNCRRKPECNARVTTYGGPHNIRVLKGLDESKHILHAPNPEEVEALRVMNRIKRKATENPEAPPAQILRTELRNVSPAVLAEMPNRINSRKSLSRERLKDFPSNPRTLRELQDIPGFYQNSLNGDKFLIYDSYENDEDSEFGRILVFATPENLRQLFRSILWFADGTFKTAPSIFFQVFAILGAVTQPDSRGKPQTIGLPFVYALLENKEQKVYEKVFSVVLQEAERLGIDISLPIKVMTDFELAIINAVKIVMGEDKARCCFFHLCQNMYRHIQSEGLQKMYCDPEDRSVKVATHMICALAFVPHQNIAREFETLKNEIPEEMRPISKYFDATYVRGKPAKGRRKQVHPRYAPDLWCQYDAVIQQTARTNNISEGWHNRLQVVIGKDHPSFYIFLSELQKEQSDTEIMMRQLQSGQQVKKNKDSKRLKHEQRIFNIVSKYHEYVDNNDIVTYLKTLGYYIRM, from the exons ATGGCGGAATTAattgaatgcaaaaaatcatttcttttgcaCATTAACggatatttgtactacaaacacTCAGGTAGAATAGGAGAAACTGCGTATTGGAATTGCCGAAGAAAACCTGAGTGTAATGCTAGAGTGACAACATACGGAGGACCACACAATATCAGAGTTCTGAAGGGACTTGATGAATCGAAACACATCCTTCATGCACCAAACCCCGAAGAAGTCGAAGCGTTAAGAGTCATGAATAGGATCAAACGTAAAGCTACAGAAAATCCTGAAGCTCCTCCAGCTCAAATATTACGAACTGAATTGCGAAACGTTTCAccag CGGTATTAGCGGAAATGCCAAACAGAATTAATTCCCGAAAAAGTCTTAGTCGTGAAAGATTAAAAGATTTTCCCTCGAACCCGCGAACGCTGAGAGAATTGCAGGATATTCCAGGCTTTTATCAAAATTCATTGAATGGagataaatttctaatttaCGACTCCTATGAAAATGACGAAGACTCAGAATTTGGGAGAATACTCGTGTTCGCGACGCCTGAAAATTTAAGGCAATTATTCAGGAGCATATTGTGGTTTGCCGACGGAACATTTAAAACTGCGCCAAGtatatttttccaagttttcgCAATTCTCGGAGCAGTTACACAACCGGATTCAAGAGGAAAACCACAAACTATTGGTTTACCTTTTGTCTACGCATTATTAGAAAACAAAGAGCAGAAAGTATACGAAAAAGTATTCTCGGTTGTTTTGCAAGAGGCAGAACGTCTAGGTATCGATATTTCTCTTCCGATTAAAGTGATGACAGATTTTGAGTTGGCTATCATCAATGCTGTAAAAATCGTAATGGGCGAAGACAAGGCACGCTGCTGTTTTTTCCACCTCTGTCAAAACATGTACCGCCATATCCAAAGTGAAGGACTTCAGAAAATGTATTGCGATCCTGAAGATCGATCGGTCAAAGTAGCCACTCATATGATATGTGCCCTTGCTTTCGTCCCACATCAAAACATCGCCCGAGAATTCGAAaccttaaaaaatgaaataccgGAGGAAATGCGAccaatttcaaaatactttGACGCTACGTACGTCCGAGGAAAACCTGCAAAAGGCCGACGTAAACAGGTGCATCCTCGCTATGCTCCAGATTTGTGGTGTCAATATGATGCAGTCATTCAACAAACTGCGAGAACGAATAATATATCCGAAGGATGGCACAACAGGCTTCAAGTTGTTATAGGGAAAGATCACCCCAGcttctacatttttctttccgaGTTGCAGAAAGAGCAATCGGACACAGAAATAATGATGCGACAATTGCAATCAGGACAGcaagttaagaaaaataaagattccAAGAGGTTGAAACATGAACAGAGAATATTTAACATTGTTTCGAAATATCACGAATATGTTGATAACAATGATATTGTCACATACTTGAAAACTCTAGGATACTATATTCGCATGTGa